The proteins below are encoded in one region of Sporosarcina sp. FSL K6-1508:
- a CDS encoding DUF6509 family protein, producing the protein MEITEYIIKKINDPTGIIAGERFEYRLYINLDEEDELYSEGGTGLRVIFAIDEDEGRIASYHFFERSSEKVLDFELEDDEKAIVLEYCRTHRE; encoded by the coding sequence ATGGAAATTACTGAGTACATTATCAAAAAAATTAACGATCCTACCGGGATCATTGCGGGAGAACGTTTTGAATACCGATTATATATTAATCTTGACGAGGAAGATGAGCTTTATTCTGAAGGCGGGACCGGTCTTCGAGTAATCTTTGCAATTGACGAGGATGAAGGTCGGATTGCCTCTTATCATTTCTTTGAGCGTTCAAGTGAGAAAGTTCTTGATTTCGAATTGGAAGATGATGAGAAAGCAATTGTTCTTGAGTATTGCAGAACACATCGCGAATAG
- a CDS encoding methyl-accepting chemotaxis protein, with product MPNRQIGWLQSATIAATRAGGHGREFAVVAKEVRKLAEQWKKLSNQN from the coding sequence TTGCCGAACAGACAAATTGGCTGGCTTCAAAGTGCTACCATTGCAGCTACTCGCGCTGGCGGTCACGGGAGAGAGTTTGCCGTTGTTGCTAAAGAAGTACGTAAATTGGCGGAGCAGTGGAAAAAACTAAGCAACCAAAATTGA
- a CDS encoding NAD(P)/FAD-dependent oxidoreductase, which yields MNNEIVDITIIGGGPTGLFASFYAGMREMSVKIIDSLPQLGGQLIELYPDKDIYDVGGFPKILAKDFVANLVTQAHYAKPEILLGETALSATRDGDHFILKTDKGVHLTRTILLTAGIGAFQPRKIGLPEEVQFEGNTLHYSIKDLTIFKDKNVLVCGGGDSAVDWSLMLEDIASTVTLVHRRERFTAHETSVNQLMESKVDVKTSRAVKAIEGQDGTVSGIVLAEKDGTEERLEVDHLIVNYGNISSLGPLKDWGLEMDRNSIMVNTRMETNIEGIYAAGDVTNYDGKVKLIAVGLGEAPIAVNHAKAYVDPKARLQPLHSTSIFS from the coding sequence ATGAATAACGAAATCGTTGATATTACAATTATCGGGGGAGGGCCAACAGGGCTTTTTGCTTCGTTCTATGCTGGAATGCGAGAAATGTCGGTGAAAATAATAGATAGCTTGCCCCAGCTTGGGGGTCAGCTGATTGAACTATATCCCGATAAAGATATATATGATGTAGGCGGATTTCCGAAAATCCTTGCGAAAGATTTCGTCGCGAATCTGGTAACACAGGCTCATTATGCGAAACCAGAAATCCTTCTCGGAGAAACGGCATTATCAGCAACACGTGACGGAGATCATTTCATACTTAAAACGGATAAAGGGGTCCATTTAACACGCACTATTCTTTTGACAGCTGGAATCGGTGCATTTCAACCACGTAAAATAGGCCTTCCTGAAGAAGTACAATTTGAAGGGAACACGCTTCATTACAGCATTAAAGATCTAACAATCTTTAAGGATAAAAATGTGCTCGTCTGTGGTGGCGGGGACTCAGCAGTTGACTGGTCACTCATGTTGGAGGATATCGCCTCCACAGTGACGCTCGTTCATCGTCGTGAGCGTTTTACGGCACATGAAACGAGTGTTAATCAACTGATGGAATCGAAAGTGGACGTGAAAACTTCTCGCGCGGTGAAAGCGATTGAAGGGCAAGACGGTACTGTCAGTGGGATTGTCTTAGCCGAAAAAGATGGGACCGAAGAACGTCTTGAGGTGGATCATTTAATTGTTAACTACGGTAATATTTCATCACTTGGACCTTTGAAAGATTGGGGTCTTGAGATGGATCGAAACTCAATCATGGTTAACACGCGTATGGAGACGAACATTGAAGGCATTTACGCAGCAGGAGACGTAACGAATTATGATGGCAAAGTGAAGTTGATTGCTGTCGGGCTCGGTGAAGCTCCGATTGCAGTGAATCACGCAAAAGCCTACGTCGACCCAAAAGCAAGATTGCAGCCGCTTCATAGTACAAGTATTTTCAGCTGA
- a CDS encoding DUF1648 domain-containing protein: protein MVITIFLIIIGFIFVLQSAMPFLLKRTIAFGVTIPEGHTDDPTIASFKKIYAATIFITGLVSLIAYFIWTKNSNLTEEKVMLTGLAIQFGIIFLSMGLYFYFHAKTTHLKRYNDWGQNLKQVRITDLSMRAKDEMLPSFFYALPMIITVGLIAYTATQYNSMPDMIPTHWGPSGQADAFSRKTPFSVIALLLILLVMQGMMLGINAFTKQSGIKLNAAKRQTSQIQQLSFRKYTSWFLFMTSVLITVLLGFLQLTTIHEGLGNAALMLALPLGFLLIILIVTAIYAFKVGQSGSRIDVAMEDDSIAGITDVDDDKFWKAGIFYVNKDDSSIFVEKRFGVGWTINMGNPIGYIIILLPLMLILAITFLL from the coding sequence ATGGTAATCACTATATTTCTTATCATTATCGGTTTTATCTTTGTACTGCAATCTGCCATGCCATTTTTATTGAAACGGACCATTGCATTTGGAGTCACCATTCCAGAAGGTCATACAGACGATCCAACAATTGCTTCATTTAAGAAAATATATGCTGCAACTATTTTCATTACCGGTCTCGTCTCACTGATTGCGTATTTTATTTGGACGAAAAACAGTAACCTGACGGAAGAGAAAGTTATGTTAACCGGATTAGCGATTCAGTTTGGGATCATCTTTTTGAGCATGGGACTCTATTTTTACTTTCACGCAAAAACAACACATTTAAAACGGTACAATGACTGGGGGCAAAATTTAAAACAAGTCCGGATCACTGATTTATCAATGCGGGCAAAAGACGAAATGCTTCCTTCATTTTTCTATGCATTGCCAATGATCATTACGGTTGGTCTAATTGCTTATACTGCTACACAATACAATAGTATGCCCGATATGATTCCAACCCATTGGGGGCCGAGTGGTCAGGCGGATGCCTTTAGTAGAAAAACACCTTTTTCCGTGATTGCCCTTTTGCTAATTCTCTTGGTTATGCAAGGTATGATGCTTGGTATCAATGCTTTCACAAAACAGTCAGGCATCAAATTAAATGCCGCAAAACGACAAACGTCTCAAATTCAGCAATTGTCGTTCCGCAAATATACAAGCTGGTTTTTATTTATGACAAGTGTACTCATTACTGTACTTCTCGGATTCCTGCAGCTTACAACAATCCATGAAGGACTCGGCAATGCAGCACTCATGCTTGCATTACCGTTAGGTTTTTTATTAATCATTCTTATTGTAACAGCTATATATGCATTCAAAGTCGGGCAGAGCGGTTCACGGATCGATGTCGCAATGGAAGATGATTCTATTGCAGGTATAACTGACGTTGATGACGATAAATTTTGGAAAGCGGGCATCTTTTATGTGAATAAAGACGATTCCTCCATTTTCGTTGAAAAAAGATTCGGCGTTGGCTGGACAATAAACATGGGGAACCCCATCGGATATATCATCATTTTGTTACCATTGATGCTTATCTTAGCTATCACTTTCCTATTATAA
- a CDS encoding GntR family transcriptional regulator, translated as MFIQIEPTSEIPIYAQLASQLIEAIACGKLVGGDALPSVRSLAADLGMNMHTVNKAYHELERKEIIRIVPKSGAIVNTLSQNGIRTVHLERISAEIKPIIAEAIVLGMGAEDINKLVSSILVTIKEE; from the coding sequence GTGTTCATCCAAATCGAACCGACTTCAGAAATACCGATTTACGCACAATTGGCTTCCCAATTAATTGAAGCGATTGCTTGTGGCAAGCTGGTAGGCGGAGATGCACTACCGTCCGTTCGGTCATTAGCAGCAGACCTTGGCATGAATATGCATACCGTCAATAAGGCCTACCATGAACTTGAAAGAAAAGAAATTATTCGTATTGTTCCTAAGTCAGGAGCTATCGTAAATACACTTTCACAAAATGGAATTCGAACAGTTCATCTTGAAAGGATTTCCGCAGAAATTAAACCGATTATAGCGGAAGCAATTGTGCTTGGAATGGGTGCAGAAGACATTAACAAACTTGTTTCATCTATACTCGTCACTATTAAGGAGGAATAA